One Candida dubliniensis CD36 chromosome 1, complete sequence genomic region harbors:
- a CDS encoding transcription factor a large subunit, putative (Similar to S. cerevisiae TFA1;~Similar to C. albicans TFA1), whose translation MDDSVRSLIRFVSRGFYSTPYVLILDAVLRHSVLSEDDLIHLLGIKRKELRSLCNRLVEDRLLTNHIQREDNGQQKYVTRTYFFIHITEAIDSIKWKVHSIVNVLKQEMSSFGNPQGYVCPRCGNKVSQLDAISMLSEDKTEFICDVCQGVLIEDDSSQQATLKQERLEKLMKQLDPIIKFLKIIDETQIRDNDFESALLQAIPAQSAATASYTLSNRVSSKSRSNAQAMQNAAARSQATLHVSITANDENYEREQMEKENRRQKLEQNALPSWHSNSTVGQSNTFGKLEDDEDDHMGTPSSIKEEGEQEETNTDSKEIYGSDSKEETTEQSSVMATPEPRNTVNNASRLNNVSAELKEREAQDALAAYYAQLAEQDADEDDDDDDDEEFDDII comes from the coding sequence ATGGACGATTCAGTCAGATCACTTATCAGGTTTGTTAGCAGAGGATTTTACAGTACTCCCTATGtattaattcttgatgCAGTCCTTCGTCATTCAGTATTATCAGAAGATGATTTAATTCACTTATTGGGAATCAAGAGAAAAGAACTACGTTCGCTTTGTAATCGATTAGTCGAGGACAGGTTGCTAACCAATCATATTCAAAGAGAAGACAATGGCCAACAGAAATATGTTACTCGTAcatattttttcattcataTAACCGAAGCCATTGATTCCATCAAGTGGAAAGTTCATTCGATTGTCAATGTATTAAAACAGGAAATGTCAAGCTTTGGTAATCCACAGGGTTATGTGTGTCCAAGATGTGGCAACAAAGTAAGTCAATTGGATGCGATATCTATGTTGAGCGAAGATAAAACTGAATTCATATGTGATGTGTGTCAAGGAGTTTTAATTGAAGACGATTCTTCACAACAAGCAACTttaaaacaagaaagaCTTGAAAAGTTAATGAAACAACTTGATCCcatcattaaatttttgaagATTATAGACGAAACTCAAATACGAGACAACGATTTCGAATCAGCTTTATTACAAGCTATCCCAGCACAATCAGCAGCAACGGCGTCATACACATTATCTAATCGTGTTAGTTCGAAATCAAGATCTAATGCTCAAGCAATGCAAAATGCCGCAGCCAGATCACAAGCCACTTTGCATGTCTCCATCACAGCTAACGATGAAAACTATGAACGAGAACAGAtggaaaaggaaaacaGAAGACAAAAATTGGAACAAAATGCATTGCCTTCCTGGCACTCAAACAGTACTGTTGGTCAATCCAATACTTTTGGTAAACTTGAAGACGATGAAGACGATCACATGGGCACTCCATCATCTATCAAGGAAGAAGgagaacaagaagaaacaaataCTGATAGTAAAGAAATATATGGCAGCGACAGCAAGGAAGAAACTACTGAGCAATCCTCAGTTATGGCTACACCTGAACCTCGGAATACAGTCAACAATGCTTCCAGACTTAATAACGTATCTGCAGAATtgaaagagagagaggCACAGGATGCATTAGCAGCATATTATGCACAATTGGCTGAACAGGACGCagatgaagatgacgacgatgacgatgatgaagaatttgatgatataatttaa
- a CDS encoding forkhead transcription factor, putative (Similar to C. albicans HCM1;~Similar to S. cerevisiae HCM1), with protein sequence MSTVMDKLTSRQPLKDSSNYKNNSEMTPSKSRSQLSVALPITQNTPPESISAIRRPETNLFETPTRLYNIDTTSLVGESQHLIMQSSYLSPAFSSPTQKHTQEQNSEKLTSSPIRKSLETKKSKSKAKSNTSPANTGRSFNLQSEDKPPYSYATLIGISILSHPEKKLTLSHIYQWISDTFKYYKKGDVGWQNSIRHNLSLNKAFIKGEKSKDGKGHFWCIKPGCEEQFLKSRSVKKSSYQEVMDQINHASKINAEAAARAAEEKAAKEATESKLNSNYGRTNLASSPNYPKSKRKLECDDEDDDFEYDEEDVTVIDPPMKKQKVATLGEPWQSSPPIKSTSSNDTSDTVNVAASSSESKVNAVITTTPKTTSTPRFVIDSPNRPILAGKNLTYTSSFSCSSNFELSPVRPLETGPLLEPLTPANNIYRTFQTQQQQSLSSSHVILRSRTPKSTIVKTPIRNIRTPQTSSIVRKLWNSPSYLDDFYYSPLINNSINLLAVSSNSKLSTIQGSFSSYDDDDMVSRNFENPHVHSSPILGVSSDRVIVVDDKEERKNLLQDLKNVENSSKSKS encoded by the coding sequence ATGTCTACTGTGATGGATAAACTTACATCAAGACAACCATTAAAGGATTCTTCTAATTATAAGAATAATTCAGAAATGACGCCTTCCAAATCGCGGTCACAATTATCGGTAGCACTTCCAATTACTCAGAACACGCCACCTGAAAGCATATCAGCCATCAGAAGACCTGAGACAAACCTATTCGAGACCCCTACAAGACTTTATAATATAGATACTACTTCATTGGTGGGCGAGTCTCAACATTTAATAATGCAGTCATCCTATTTATCTCCGGCTTTTTCGTCGCCAACCCAAAAGCATACTCAAGAACAAAATTCAGAGAAATTAACTAGTTCTCCTATAAGAAAGTCTTTGGAAACCAAGAAGCTGAAATCAAAAGCAAAGTCAAATACTTCTCCTGCTAATACTGGTAGGTCCTTTAACTTGCAATCAGAGGACAAACCCCCTTACTCATATGCAACTTTGATCGgtatttcaatattatctCACCCTGAAAAAAAGTTGACCTTATCTCATATATATCAATGGATATCGGATACTTTTAAATACTATAAGAAAGGAGACGTTGGGTGGCAGAATTCTATAAGACACAACTTGTCGTTGAACAAAGCATTTATCAAGGGTGAGAAATCTAAGGATGGAAAAGGACATTTCTGGTGTATCAAGCCAGGATGTGAGGAgcaatttttgaaaagcAGGAGTGTGAAGAAAAGCTCCTATCAAGAAGTCATGGACCAGATCAATCATGCTTCCAAAATAAATGCTGAAGCTGCTGCAAGAGCGGCAGAAGAAAAAGCTGCTAAAGAAGCAACTGAGTCAAAGTTGAACAGCAATTATGGTCGTACAAACCTTGCATCATCTCCTAACTACCCCAAGCTGAAAAGGAAATTAGAATGTGATGACGAAGATGATGACTTTGAgtatgatgaagaagatgtcACTGTGATTGATCCGCCAATGAAAAAACAGAAAGTAGCTACATTGGGTGAACCTTGGCAGTCAAGTCCCCCTATCAAATCAACCAGTTCAAATGACACAAGTGACACTGTTAATGTGGCTGCATCCAGTAGTGAAAGTAAAGTCAATGCTGTGATTACTACAACACCGAAAACAACTTCAACACCAAGATTTGTCATTGATTCACCAAATAGGCCAATTCTTGCAGGAAAAAACCTTACATACACTTCTTCATTCAGTTGCAGCTCAAATTTTGAACTTTCTCCAGTAAGACCACTTGAAACTGGTCCTCTTTTGGAACCCTTAACACCTGCAAATAACATTTATCGGACTTTCCAAActcaacaacagcaactgttgctgctgctgcatGTGATACTCCGGTCACGTACACCCAAATCAACTATTGTCAAAACACCAATTAGAAACATTCGTACTCCCCAAACTAGTTCTATTGTTAGGAAGCTTTGGAATTCTCCTTCATACTTAGatgatttttattataGCCCGTTGATTAATAATCTGATTAATCTATTAGCGGTTTCATCTAATTCAAAACTATCGACTATTCAAGGAAGTTTTCTGTCgtatgatgatgatgatatggTTTCAAGAAACTTCGAAAACCCTCATGTCCACTCATCGCCAATATTAGGTGTTTCATCAGATcgtgttattgttgttgatgataaagaagaaagaaagaatttgCTCCAGGATTTAAAGAATGTGGAGAATAGTAGCAAATCAAAGAGTTga
- a CDS encoding vacuolar protein sorting protein, putative (Similar to S. cerevisiae VPS41;~In S. cerevisiae: vacuolar membrane protein that is a subunit of the homotypic vacuole fusion and vacuole protein sorting (HOPS) complex; essential for membrane docking and fusion at the Golgi-to-endosome and endosome-to-vacuole stages of protein transport) — MTDHNNSEKSNEIAIENEQEETIAKDSDGVSVNETIPIVQPENDDEQHHEEDHTSIEEVEVEAEAEEEEEDEEPPTLKYTRLNKLPANFFVKDPVSTCTFHETVFIFATHSGIIHICKPNFEAIRTFKAHRASVLSVFTDGTYFATASMDGTVVIGSILDEKDIVAYDFQRPVHAVVLDSNYNKTRSFISGGMAGQVVYSSKGWLGKRSDIVLEQGHGPIVSIQLIDDLVLWMNDKGISVFYLATRQIISVLEKPEDSPRSDLYWPRVAFPDPDRLIIGWSNYVWSLRVSLKTASDEKEGTTISSGMSKILPSTASISFRAVQEKKVEVEHVFKLDSLISGIASFKDDLWMVLAYTPPEVDTETGKKTFFNPDLKLINSTTGEVELEEELGLKEIANLGLNDFMLGTHIGTIPKYYIISAKDGVIAEEFQISDRLSWYLDKKDYLQAWEISQHLVTPTKRLSYGILYVDSLIEEDNWEEAATFLKRLLVIQNPTNEIKSITQTSTESNEEDLNKDILDYWETWSTIFINSNHVQELTDIIPNVPGMLPASIYDTILRFWLKKDVNQFKTLIESWDPVLYNISKITPELELEAKENQVLERSLVTLYDKSQNPSKAVPHLIHLRDPNIIEYLSNNHTLVSFVSDLPVMINLMFQKGDLETLPISKIEKRLKGVISILADHRLEIPAKQIVNLFYESGLSFVSFFYLEKLAEIDSFLVEGFGNERVKLYADYKREKLLPYLTKNDDYDIDTAITICETNDYIKELVYLLGKIGENKQALTLVINKLEDPIMAIEFAKHQNDKEAWDILLDQSMSKPKFIKALIESSDESSNTFYDPITILQRMPQDFKIEGLNESVIEFSKNNDLNMLLNQIILKIIYKQSQETSEEFKSQKLRGVEVEIDKKIKKMIQQFQTIVAFVRDDNVKGGPKVVDIKLESELTSDYSMVPYKDLAHKLDHLREIEENYF, encoded by the coding sequence ATGACAGATCATAATAACTCCGAAAAATCGAATGAAATTGCCATAGaaaatgaacaagaagagACAATTGCCAAGGATCTGGATGGTGTATCGGTCAATGAGACAATACCAATAGTGCAACCAGAGAATGACGACGAACAACACCATGAAGAAGATCATACTTCAATAGAAGAGGTTGAGGTTGAGGCTGAGGCcgaggaagaggaagaagacGAGGAACCACCTACGTTAAAATATACTAGGTTGAATAAATTACCGgctaatttttttgttaaagACCCAGTCTCCACCTGTACATTTCATGAAACAGTATTTATATTTGCCACACATTCAGGTATTATTCATATTTGCAAACCCAACTTTGAAGCAATAAGAACATTCAAAGCCCATAGAGCGTCTGTCTTATCAGTTTTTACAGATGGTACGTACTTTGCCACTGCATCAATGGATGGAACAGTTGTAATTGGGTCAATATTAGACGAGAAGGATATTGTGGCCTACGATTTTCAACGACCTGTGCATGCTGTTGTATTGGATAGCAACTACAATAAAACAAGAAGTTTTATCAGCGGAGGGATGGCTGGACAGGTGGTTTATTCTAGTAAGGGTTGGTTGGGGAAACGATCAGACATTGTTTTGGAGCAGGGTCATGGCCCCATTGTGTCaatccaattgattgatgatcTAGTTTTATGGATGAACGATAAGGGAATTAGCGTATTTTATTTAGCCACAAGGCAGATTATATCCGTATTGGAAAAACCAGAGGACTCCCCTCGAAGCGACCTATATTGGCCACGCGTGGCGTTTCCTGACCCAGATAGATTGATTATTGGATGGAGCAATTACGTGTGGTCTCTTAGAGTGTCTTTGAAAACGGCTCTGgatgaaaaagaaggaaCAACAATCTCATCTGGAATGAGTAAGATTTTACCCTCGACTGCAAGTATTTCATTTAGAGCTGTTCAAGAGAAAAAAGTGGAGGTTGAACATGTTTTCAAGTTGGACAGTTTGATATCAGGAATTGCAAGTTTCAAAGATGATTTGTGGATGGTATTGGCATATACACCCCCAGAAGTGGATACTGAAACAGGCAAGAAAACATTTTTCAACCCCGACTTGAAGTTGATTAATTCTACCACTGGCGAAGTAGAACTCGAAGAAGAATTAGGATTGAAGGAAATTGCTAATCTTGgattaaatgattttatgTTGGGGACACACATTGGCACAATACCCAAATACTATATTATTAGTGCCAAAGATGGAGTTATAGCTGaagaatttcaaattagCGATCGTCTTTCATGGTATTTGGAtaaaaaagattatttgCAAGCATGGGAAATTAGCCAGCATTTAGTGACTCCCACAAAAAGATTGAGCTATGGGATACTTTACGTAGATCTGctaattgaagaagataaCTGGGAGGAAGCAGCGACATTTTTGAAACGTTTGTTAGTGATCCAAAACCCCACgaatgaaatcaaaagcATAACGCAAACCAGTACAGAAtcaaatgaagaagatttgaACAAAGATATTTTGGATTATTGGGAAACTTGGTCTACtatattcatcaatagTAACCACGTACAAGAACTAACGGATATAATACCAAATGTTCCAGGGATGTTACCAGCAAGTATATATGACACAATTCTAAGGTTTTGGTTAAAGAAAGAtgtcaatcaatttaaaactTTGATTGAATCATGGGATCCCGTGCTATACAATATTTCTAAAATTACGCcagaattagaattagaagCTAAAGAAAATCAAGTTCTTGAACGTTCACTTGTTACATTATACGACAAATCGCAGAACCCGTCAAAGGCAGTACCCCATTTGATACATTTGAGGGATCctaatataattgaatatttgtCCAATAATCATACTTTGGTATCTTTTGTGTCCGACTTACCCgtgatgataaatttaatgTTCCAAAAAGGAGATTTAGAGACATtaccaatatcaaaaattgaaaagagGTTGAAGGGTGTAATTTCTATTCTTGCCGATCACAGATTAGAAATACCTGCTAAACAAATtgtaaatttattttatgaGTCGGGATTGTCCTTTGTCAGTTTTTTCTATTTGGAAAAGTTGGCTGAAATTGATAGTTTCTTGGTTGAAGGTTTTGGCAATGAACGTGTTAAACTATATGCTGATTACAAACGAGAAAAATTGTTACCGTATTTGACAAAGAACGATGATTATGATATAGATACAGCAATTACAATCTGTGAGACCAACGATTATATTAAAGAGttggtttatttattggGTAAGATTGGTGAAAACAAACAAGCTTTGACATTAGTGATAAATAAACTCGAGGATCCTATTATGGCGATAGAGTTTGCTAAGCATCAAAATGATAAAGAAGCTTGGGATATATTACTTGATCAATCAATgtcaaaaccaaaattcaTCAAGGCACTTATTGAAAGTTCGGACGAATCATCAAATACATTTTATGATCCAATAACCATATTACAGAGAATGCCCCAAGATTTTAAAATCGAAGGGTTGAATGAATctgttattgaattttctaAAAACAACGATTTAAACAtgttattgaatcaaataattttgaagattatatataaacaatcTCAAGAGACATCAGAAGAGTTTAAATCACAAAAGTTGAGAGGGGTTGAGGTCGAAATAGAtaagaaaatcaaaaagatgatacaacaatttcaaacaattgTGGCCTTTGTACGTGATGATAACGTGAAAGGTGGACCGAAAGTGGTTGACATAAAATTAGAGTCTGAGCTCACAAGTGATTATTCAATGGTACCTTACAAAGATTTGGCACATAAATTAGATCATTTACGAGAAATAGAAGAGAactatttttga
- a CDS encoding bud site/cell polarity selection protein, putative (Similar to C. albicans BUD31;~Similar to S. cerevisiae BUD31) — MPKIKKPKKNGPPPEGYSKVEPTLTKYRSKLKSAQTNPDPTKSKQSSLWIIYQLNYKITRYVYDTYVAKRISKELYDWLLLQNDINNDLIAKWKKPGYEKLCCINCISTNTNGGGTCVCRVPKAKLLEKDPEKVNIECITCGCRGCASSD, encoded by the coding sequence ATGCCAAAGATAAAAAAACCGAAAAAGAATGGTCCACCCCCAGAAGGGTACTCTAAAGTTGAACCTACTTTGACAAAGTATCGTAGCAAGTTGAAGTCAGCACAAACTAATCCCGACCCAACCAAATCTAaacaatcatcattatggataatatatcaattaaattataaaatcaCTCGTTATGTTTATGATACATATGTGGCGAAACGAATATCTAAAGAATTGTATGATTGGTTATTACTTCAGAATGATATAAACAACGACCTTATTGCTAAATGGAAAAAACCTGGTTATGAAAAGTTATGTTGTATTAATTGTATATCTACCAATACTAATGGTGGAGGAACTTGTGTCTGTAGAGTTCCTAAAGccaaattattagaaaagGATCCTGAAAAAGTGAATATTGAATGTATTACTTGTGGGTGCCGAGGATGTGCTTCTAGTGATTAA
- a CDS encoding karyopherin-interacting protein, putative (Similar to C. albicans STS1;~Similar to S. pombe CUT8;~Similar to S. cerevisiae DBF8), translating into MMSTNFHWPTTNKNDNREVSIETPTSTDPHVPRDSLASMPHATASTTIKKRKRDDELDGDKSTTTTTTTTTVSSSSTRKYLQSSLGSSKFKKAKTPKISGQPLPLPRLIESLDRSNLQKLVQGLIAVHPELQSTLIKISPRPSIQDSIQLLQDKFDMIISHLPYKCDVESDYSYLRIKPHLQEFLSSVSDFILNYLPPLETNMTRSLQFLHEATKLVYNLPNFTNQEFQYTKSTALEQIANCWLIVLSQDEEKDGNTDVVKVIHELELLEKLHEHNEISFNKFEKVVDYCKDKLEQHELIMNNNEAGSGVPSSISDLITVDYSKYSIANTTSI; encoded by the coding sequence ATGATGTCCACAAATTTTCACTGGCCAACGACCAACAAGAATGATAATAGAGAGGTCTCTATTGAAACACCAACTAGTACCGATCCTCATGTTCCTCGCGATTCACTTGCCTCGATGCCACATGCAACAGCAAGCACAACTataaaaaagagaaagcGAGACGACGAATTGGATGGCGACAAATCAACAACGACTACCACGACCACCACGACAGTTTCATCATCGTCAACACGTAAATACTTACAATCGTCTTTGGGATCTTCCAAGTTCAAGAAGGCTAAAACACCGAAAATCAGTGGTCAACCATTGCCACTACCTAGATTGATTGAATCATTAGATAGATCCAATTTACAAAAACTTGTTCAAGGTTTAATAGCTGTTCATCCTGAATTACAATCcacattaattaaaatctCTCCTAGACCTTCCATTCAAGATTCcattcaattattacaggataaatttgatatgATTATATCTCATTTGCCTTACAAATGTGACGTTGAAAGTGATTATTCATATTTAAGAATCAAGCCTcatttacaagaatttttATCATCAGTGTCTGATTTTATCTTGAATTATTTACCTCCATTAGAAACAAATATGACCCGTTCTTTGCAATTTTTACATGAAGCCACTAAATTAGTGTATAACTTACCTAATTTCACTAATCAGGAATTCCAATACACCAAATCCACAGCATTAGAACAGATTGCTAATTGTTGGTTGATTGTGTTAAGtcaagatgaagaaaaagacgGAAACACCGATGTAGTGAAAGTTATACACgaattggaattattggaaaaattaCATGAACATAATGAAATATCgttcaataaatttgaaaaagttgttgattattgtAAAGACAAATTAGAGCAACATGAATTAATcatgaataataatgaagcCGGCTCAGGTGTTCCGTCGTCAATAAGTGACTTGATCACTGTGGATTATTCTAAATACTCTATAGCCAATACAACTTCTATATAG
- a CDS encoding secretory lipase 3 precursor, putative (Similar to C. albicans LIP3) has product MKSLVVLFTLLSIVLASILDLKSPLVDDFYKAPDGYESAKLGEILKSRKTPSQISSLFIPVEVKNSWQLLVRSEDSFGNATAIVTTVIEPFNANPSKVVSYQSWEDAANIKCSPSYGMQFGAPLSSAQTQVDMIFMVPLLNKGYFIVSPDYEGPKSSFTAGTQSGKATLDSIKAILQSKQLTGIENDAQVAMWGYSGGTIASGWAAALQPKYAPELKKNLIGTALGGFVTNITATAVATDGGPFAGLIPNALMGLANEFPDFKKRIYEVVEKKYEGVLNQGAQHCLVGATLYFAFDQVFTGDNRYVEQGYGVLKDKIFNQTIVENSLLYLDQEYVPDIPIFVYHGSLDGIVPIAGAHGVYKNWCDWGINSFEFAEDSLNGHLTEMIVGAPAALTWLDARFDGKPVVKGCKKTSRITNFSYPNIADSTKEFFSGILDSLTASPLGPGITSDDITLDGLTKFLGSFSGSKN; this is encoded by the coding sequence atgaaatccCTAGTTGTTTTATTTACTTTATTGTCAATAGTACTTGCTTCCATATTAGATTTAAAATCACCTCTTGTGGATGATTTTTACAAAGCTCCTGACGGTTATGAGTCGGCCAAATTAGGAGAAATCTTAAAGCTGAGAAAAACACCAAGCCAAATAAGCAGTTTGTTTATTCCCGTTGAAGTCAAAAACTCCTGGCAACTTTTGGTTAGATCTGAAGACTCATTTGGGAATGCAACAGCAATTGTTACCACTGTTATTGAGCCTTTCAATGCCAACCCTTCCAAAGTTGTATCCTATCAAAGTTGGGAAGATGCTGCTAATATTAAATGTTCACCTTCTTACGGTATGCAATTCGGTGCTCCATTGTCATCAGCACAAACCCAAGTAGATATGATTTTCATGGTTCCATTGTTGAATAAAGGTTATTTTATTGTCAGTCCTGATTATGAGGGGCCAAAATCTTCGTTTACAGCGGGCACTCAATCTGGAAAGGCCACTTTAGATTCCATTAAAGCGATTTTACAGTCGAAACAACTTACCGGGATTGAGAATGATGCCCAAGTTGCCATGTGGGGGTATTCTGGAGGTACAATAGCATCTGGTTGGGCTGCTGCATTACAACCTAAATATGCACCagaattaaagaaaaatttgattggtACAGCTCTTGGTGGGTTTGTCACCAATATTACTGCTACTGCTGTAGCAACTGATGGCGGGCCATTTGCTGGATTAATTCCCAACGCATTAATGGGATTGGCCAATGAATTCCCCGACTTCAAGAAGAGAATATATGAAGTTGTAGAGAAAAAATATGAAGGCGTTTTAAACCAGGGTGCTCAACATTGTTTAGTAGGAGCTACCCTATATTTTGCATTTGATCAAGTTTTCACTGGTGACAATAGATACGTCGAACAAGGTTATGGGGTGCTTAAAGACAAAATATTCAACCAAACTATTGTGGAAAACAGTTTGCTATACTTGGATCAAGAGTATGTACCAGACATTCCAATATTTGTGTATCACGGTTCGTTGGATGGCATTGTTCCAATCGCTGGCGCGCATGGAGTTTACAAAAATTGGTGTGACTGGGGAATCAACTCATTTGAGTTTGCTGAAGATTCATTAAATGGTCATCTTACAGAGATGATTGTCGGAGCTCCAGCAGCTCTAACATGGTTAGATGCCAGGTTTGACGGTAAGCCAGTTGTAAAGGGTTGTAAGAAAACTTCCAGAAttaccaatttttcttATCCAAACATTGCTGATTCAACTAAAGAGTTCTTTTCAGGTATTCTTGATTCACTTACTGCTTCACCATTGGGTCCTGGCATAACATCTGATGACATAACATTGGATGGATTAACCAAATTTTTGGGTAGCTTTCTGGGCtcaaagaattaa